A single region of the Oenococcus kitaharae DSM 17330 genome encodes:
- a CDS encoding VTT domain-containing protein → MATAFFLNLLNVNKLLPDLMGPYSLLIYSLLFLIIFVETGLVFVPFLPGDSILFLSGSLAALDGGLNLPGIIFGFIIAAILGDFVNFELGRHFGQRITKSPRLKRLIKEKSLKASERFYAKYGKAAIFLGRFVPIVRTIVPFTAGMSRMAYRSFSKYNIIGAISWILIMTLSGFFWGNIPVVKNNFQFVMIAIIIISLLPVILVRIRASLAAARSGSRHD, encoded by the coding sequence TTGGCAACAGCATTTTTTTTAAATCTTTTAAATGTTAATAAACTGCTTCCAGATCTGATGGGGCCATATAGTTTATTAATTTACAGTTTGCTATTTTTAATTATTTTTGTTGAAACTGGACTTGTCTTCGTGCCGTTTTTGCCAGGTGATTCGATTTTATTTTTATCCGGCAGTTTGGCAGCTTTGGATGGCGGATTGAATTTGCCAGGGATCATCTTCGGTTTTATCATTGCAGCCATTCTCGGTGATTTTGTCAATTTTGAATTAGGTCGGCATTTTGGCCAGCGGATTACGAAATCACCAAGACTAAAGAGGCTCATCAAAGAAAAGAGTTTAAAAGCCTCGGAACGTTTTTATGCCAAGTATGGCAAGGCAGCTATTTTTCTTGGCAGGTTTGTTCCGATCGTGAGAACAATCGTGCCGTTTACAGCTGGTATGAGCAGAATGGCGTATCGCAGTTTTTCCAAATATAATATCATCGGTGCCATTTCATGGATCTTAATCATGACTCTGAGCGGCTTTTTCTGGGGTAATATTCCAGTCGTGAAGAACAATTTCCAGTTTGTGATGATTGCTATTATTATTATTTCTCTTTTGCCAGTTATCCTTGTAAGGATTAGAGCAAGTTTGGCAGCAGCGAGAAGCGGCAGTCGACATGATTGA
- a CDS encoding response regulator transcription factor: protein MTKPVILIIEDEEAIVAYLKTELQFEDYDVLTATDGESGFDIFEQNADRVSVILLDWMLPRRNGLELLRRIRKSKSQVPIILMTAKNDVGDKVAALDSGADDYITKPFEIEELLARLRVVLRREQQPAKHRFQVADLILDLDAHRVFRGGLPISLTQREFQLLTYLIENAGKAVSRDNLLDNVWGEDFGGQYNTADVYIRYLRQKIDKNFQPKLIQTVRGVGYVLRAD from the coding sequence GTGACAAAACCAGTTATTTTAATCATTGAAGATGAAGAAGCAATTGTTGCATATTTAAAAACTGAATTGCAGTTTGAGGACTATGATGTACTGACTGCCACTGACGGCGAAAGCGGCTTTGATATTTTTGAGCAGAATGCCGATCGTGTTAGCGTCATATTATTAGATTGGATGCTGCCGCGCCGAAACGGTCTGGAGTTATTACGGCGTATCAGGAAGTCAAAAAGTCAAGTACCGATTATCCTTATGACAGCTAAGAATGATGTTGGCGATAAGGTGGCTGCCTTGGATTCGGGTGCTGATGATTATATTACCAAGCCCTTTGAAATCGAAGAGTTGTTAGCAAGATTGCGAGTGGTGCTCAGACGCGAGCAGCAGCCGGCCAAACACCGTTTTCAGGTAGCTGATCTTATTTTAGATTTGGATGCCCATCGTGTGTTTCGTGGCGGATTACCGATCAGCCTGACTCAAAGAGAATTTCAACTATTAACTTATTTGATTGAAAACGCGGGCAAGGCTGTCAGCCGGGACAACTTGCTGGACAATGTCTGGGGTGAAGATTTCGGCGGCCAATATAATACTGCGGATGTTTACATCAGATACTTGCGTCAAAAAATCGACAAAAATTTTCAACCTAAATTAATCCAAACCGTACGCGGTGTGGGCTATGTTTTGAGAGCAGATTAA
- the deoC gene encoding deoxyribose-phosphate aldolase: MSLTTLTTDQLAQMIDHTFLKAYAQEQDLKCLCDEAKANHFKMVAINSMPVAFCHEQLKETDIHVGAAISFPLGQTTIEAKTFESRDAIKNGADEIDYVLNIGKLKDRKLAYIEKEMATMVNLCHSNHVLVKVILETCYLDNTDIVNACQIAKRIKPDFVKTSTGFGSAGATVENVRLMKETVGDDVKVKAAGGIQTLRDVLSMIAAGAQRIGTSHGVEIINQMKQSQQDN; encoded by the coding sequence ATGTCATTAACTACACTTACCACTGACCAATTAGCCCAGATGATTGATCATACCTTTTTAAAAGCCTATGCACAGGAGCAGGATTTAAAGTGCCTTTGTGATGAAGCTAAAGCAAACCATTTTAAAATGGTTGCAATTAATTCGATGCCCGTAGCCTTTTGCCACGAACAACTCAAAGAGACAGATATTCATGTTGGTGCAGCCATTAGTTTTCCACTTGGCCAAACAACTATTGAAGCAAAAACATTCGAAAGCAGAGATGCAATAAAAAATGGTGCCGATGAAATAGACTATGTTTTAAATATTGGCAAACTGAAGGATAGAAAACTTGCTTACATCGAAAAAGAAATGGCGACAATGGTTAATCTTTGCCATAGCAATCATGTTCTTGTAAAAGTGATTCTTGAGACTTGCTACTTAGATAATACGGATATTGTCAATGCTTGTCAGATTGCCAAAAGGATTAAGCCTGATTTCGTTAAAACATCAACCGGCTTTGGAAGCGCTGGTGCCACAGTAGAAAATGTCCGCCTGATGAAAGAGACAGTCGGTGATGACGTCAAAGTCAAGGCGGCTGGCGGGATTCAAACACTCCGAGATGTATTATCAATGATTGCTGCAGGTGCCCAGAGAATCGGCACAAGCCACGGCGTCGAAATTATTAATCAGATGAAGCAATCTCAGCAAGATAACTAG
- a CDS encoding PTS system mannose/fructose/N-acetylgalactosamine-transporter subunit IIB: protein MTITFVRIDDRIIHGLITTRWGKEVPSDGIIAVNDKAANNPILREAYSAAAEDKKTFVWTMDHFNQVKDKVLSSKTRYFLITKNPLDMKTILVDWKFKPSDVKTVNVGPGNDRQGSIKLGDNQSFTQEEGDAFEAIEKAGYKVEFALLPDQHIGEWSRFKSRFGY, encoded by the coding sequence ATGACGATAACTTTTGTACGTATTGATGACCGTATCATCCATGGGCTGATTACAACACGTTGGGGAAAAGAAGTTCCTAGCGACGGAATTATTGCAGTTAATGATAAAGCTGCTAACAATCCCATTCTTAGGGAAGCCTATAGCGCTGCGGCCGAAGATAAAAAGACATTCGTTTGGACGATGGATCACTTCAATCAGGTCAAAGATAAGGTATTGAGTTCAAAGACAAGATATTTTTTGATTACTAAGAATCCACTAGACATGAAGACGATTCTTGTTGATTGGAAATTTAAGCCTAGCGATGTCAAAACAGTCAATGTTGGCCCTGGTAATGATCGGCAAGGTTCAATCAAGCTTGGAGATAACCAGTCATTTACGCAAGAAGAAGGAGATGCTTTTGAAGCGATTGAGAAAGCTGGTTACAAAGTTGAGTTTGCCCTTTTACCTGATCAGCATATTGGTGAATGGTCACGCTTTAAATCTAGATTTGGCTATTAA
- a CDS encoding PTS sugar transporter subunit IIA — protein sequence MKYLLLVSHGDFSKGLESSLAMFAGESMSSVIAVGLKADESADTFGQRFQRKMEALPKDSQFIVLADIIGGSPLTTVCNILNSHHKLTDSLVLGGMNFPMALNALLLKDTMDNDSLKKKVLAEANGSMRAFVMKQDEPSEDDI from the coding sequence ATGAAGTATTTACTTCTTGTTAGCCACGGTGATTTTTCAAAGGGGCTTGAAAGCTCCTTAGCTATGTTTGCTGGTGAATCAATGTCATCTGTTATTGCTGTTGGTTTGAAGGCAGACGAGTCGGCTGATACTTTCGGCCAACGTTTTCAAAGAAAAATGGAAGCGCTTCCAAAAGATAGCCAATTTATTGTTTTAGCTGATATTATCGGCGGAAGTCCTTTAACAACTGTCTGCAATATTTTGAATTCTCATCACAAGCTAACTGATAGTTTGGTACTCGGCGGTATGAATTTTCCAATGGCGCTTAATGCGCTCCTGCTGAAAGATACGATGGATAATGATTCGTTGAAAAAGAAGGTTCTTGCTGAAGCAAACGGTTCGATGAGGGCTTTCGTCATGAAACAAGACGAGCCATCCGAAGATGATATTTAA
- a CDS encoding PTS mannose/fructose/sorbose/N-acetylgalactosamine transporter subunit IIC, whose product MTISWIQAAILGLFACLCSNSCMAGQAVGNYTIGRPLVGGLVCGIVLGNIPLGIACGVAMQLVYIALVTPGGTVSADVRAISYIGIPLAMVAISARGMNPLGTSAANLAKSVGTLVGTVGTVLYYSVATMNLVWQSFGWKDVQKGRLGKLYSVNFGWPWISHALFSFLPAMLLTYYGATAVTALRNALPMNGLAMKTLFTVGGMLPCVGIAILLRQIVSKLVDFIPFFVGFTLAASLHLNLVSVTVVSLLFAVIMYEVEMSRGGTPGAALGSGGSGSNDDEEDI is encoded by the coding sequence ATGACTATAAGTTGGATACAAGCGGCTATCTTGGGTCTCTTCGCATGTTTATGCTCTAACTCATGTATGGCTGGGCAGGCTGTTGGTAATTACACAATTGGCCGGCCGCTAGTTGGTGGTCTGGTGTGCGGCATTGTTTTGGGCAACATTCCTTTGGGGATTGCCTGTGGTGTCGCGATGCAGCTGGTATATATCGCGTTAGTAACACCTGGTGGAACAGTTTCCGCTGATGTACGTGCAATTTCTTATATTGGTATCCCATTGGCGATGGTTGCTATTTCAGCAAGAGGCATGAATCCCTTGGGAACTTCTGCTGCTAATCTTGCGAAATCAGTCGGCACCCTAGTCGGGACTGTTGGAACGGTTCTTTATTACTCAGTTGCAACAATGAATCTTGTTTGGCAGTCATTCGGCTGGAAAGATGTTCAAAAGGGCAGATTGGGGAAACTATATTCAGTTAATTTTGGCTGGCCATGGATTTCTCACGCATTGTTCTCATTCTTACCGGCAATGCTGCTCACTTATTATGGTGCAACCGCTGTAACGGCTTTGCGTAATGCGCTGCCAATGAACGGTCTTGCAATGAAGACACTATTTACGGTTGGCGGCATGCTGCCATGTGTTGGAATTGCGATCCTGCTGCGCCAAATTGTAAGTAAGCTTGTTGATTTCATTCCATTTTTCGTTGGTTTTACTTTGGCGGCATCGCTGCATTTAAATCTGGTTTCTGTTACGGTTGTTTCACTTCTGTTCGCTGTCATTATGTATGAAGTAGAAATGTCCAGAGGAGGAACACCAGGTGCGGCTCTCGGATCCGGTGGTTCCGGTAGTAATGATGATGAGGAGGATATCTGA
- a CDS encoding glycosyltransferase family 2 protein: protein MTQNLPLQSLQKLMILIPAYNEQEVLPESLPILQKIIQELIDSQQIAPDSGFMIVSDGSSDQTWPLIEQAHEADPRVMGLKFSRNFGHQNALIAGLTVISQQKLADFVISIDADLQDDPQAIKQMVEQYRAGSEIVFGVRNNRDSDSWFKRVTAETFYSLLGKMGVHLIPEHADFRLLGPKAITAFLQYQEENMFIRGIIPLLGFESSRVYYARRKRLAGKSKYPLLKMLSFAWDGITSFSIAPLRLVLSLGVIFALFGLVMLVYTLIVKLRGATEAGWSSLMISIWIVGGFQMMAVGLTGEYIGKIFSEVKHRPRFTIEKKLLK, encoded by the coding sequence ATGACACAAAATCTTCCATTACAATCCCTACAAAAACTCATGATCCTGATACCGGCTTATAACGAACAAGAGGTCCTGCCTGAAAGCCTGCCGATCCTGCAAAAGATTATCCAGGAGCTGATTGACAGTCAGCAGATTGCCCCTGATTCGGGTTTTATGATTGTCAGCGACGGCTCAAGCGATCAGACCTGGCCCTTGATTGAACAAGCACACGAAGCAGACCCGAGGGTGATGGGCTTGAAGTTCAGCCGGAATTTCGGTCATCAAAATGCATTGATCGCCGGCTTGACGGTCATTTCCCAACAGAAACTGGCTGATTTTGTGATCTCTATTGATGCCGACCTGCAAGATGACCCGCAGGCTATTAAGCAGATGGTTGAGCAGTATCGAGCCGGCTCTGAGATTGTTTTCGGTGTCCGCAACAACCGGGACTCAGACAGCTGGTTCAAACGTGTCACAGCTGAGACTTTTTACAGCCTCCTGGGCAAGATGGGCGTTCATTTGATCCCGGAACACGCTGATTTTAGGCTTTTGGGTCCGAAAGCCATCACAGCCTTTCTGCAGTACCAGGAAGAAAATATGTTCATTCGCGGCATTATTCCCCTGTTGGGCTTTGAAAGCAGCCGTGTCTACTATGCCAGGCGTAAACGCCTGGCCGGCAAATCCAAGTACCCGCTGTTAAAAATGCTGAGCTTTGCTTGGGACGGCATTACAAGTTTTTCGATTGCGCCTTTAAGGCTTGTCCTGAGCTTGGGTGTGATCTTCGCTCTCTTTGGCCTGGTCATGCTGGTCTATACATTGATTGTCAAACTGAGGGGTGCTACAGAAGCAGGCTGGTCCTCTTTGATGATTTCCATTTGGATCGTCGGCGGTTTTCAAATGATGGCCGTCGGCCTGACCGGCGAATATATCGGCAAGATTTTTTCTGAGGTCAAGCATCGTCCTCGGTTTACGATTGAAAAGAAGTTGTTGAAATAA
- a CDS encoding phosphatase PAP2 family protein has product MIDRLTRLDKSQLLIGFGGFAILMLTVLAQSRLLRLLDLQGIRLISFNHNPSLIAIVNTISFFGSPPVAIILSFLIIVFVLWRRQRYIEAVWATMLLLSGNAVCFLLKELVRRPRPETMLIKDTGFSFPSGHVFSTALFVFLVWHFMVANLKKQRMREMARIGLVIWLLIIALSRIYLQVHFPSDVLASVLLALGMAAFTKQGLKPLSRSERISA; this is encoded by the coding sequence ATGATTGATCGTTTAACAAGACTTGACAAAAGCCAACTATTAATCGGATTTGGTGGATTTGCGATTTTGATGCTGACTGTGCTGGCCCAGAGCCGTCTATTAAGGTTATTGGATCTGCAAGGAATACGCTTGATCAGTTTCAATCACAATCCGTCGCTGATTGCGATTGTCAACACGATTAGTTTCTTTGGCAGCCCGCCCGTTGCAATTATTCTGTCTTTTTTGATTATTGTTTTCGTACTCTGGCGCCGGCAGCGATACATTGAGGCTGTGTGGGCGACCATGCTGCTGTTATCGGGCAACGCGGTTTGTTTCTTATTAAAAGAACTAGTTAGGAGGCCGCGCCCTGAAACGATGCTGATCAAAGATACAGGATTTTCCTTTCCTTCCGGTCACGTTTTCAGCACAGCTTTGTTCGTCTTTCTTGTTTGGCACTTTATGGTCGCAAACCTGAAAAAACAGCGTATGCGGGAAATGGCTAGGATAGGATTAGTTATTTGGTTATTGATCATTGCTTTAAGCCGAATATATCTACAAGTTCATTTTCCTAGCGATGTTCTTGCCAGCGTGCTGCTTGCGCTGGGTATGGCAGCCTTTACAAAACAAGGATTAAAACCCTTAAGCAGATCGGAACGTATTTCTGCTTGA
- a CDS encoding FMN-binding protein: MLKKLTAFIISIVLAFAIAIDGYLLFFKKADPRTVTTQANTNSQAAPAASSSISSASSGSAAPSSSGAYRDGSYTGSAVRIRWGRVRVRVLIKNGKIASVSTLEYPNTNPHDQRVSQIALPTYESESVQANSSKIQAVSGATETWQGFTKSLQNALNQSKG, encoded by the coding sequence ATGTTAAAAAAACTAACTGCATTTATTATTAGTATTGTTTTGGCCTTTGCAATTGCCATTGACGGTTATCTGCTCTTTTTTAAAAAGGCCGATCCTCGTACAGTGACAACACAGGCAAACACTAACAGCCAGGCAGCCCCGGCTGCGTCATCATCTATCAGCAGTGCCAGCAGCGGTTCGGCAGCACCATCATCTTCAGGTGCATACCGAGACGGGAGCTATACAGGCAGTGCGGTTCGTATTCGCTGGGGAAGAGTTCGAGTCCGCGTCTTAATTAAAAACGGCAAAATCGCCAGTGTCAGCACGCTGGAATATCCAAATACCAATCCACACGACCAGCGGGTCAGCCAAATTGCGTTGCCAACCTACGAGAGCGAATCGGTTCAGGCTAATTCCTCTAAAATTCAGGCCGTCAGCGGCGCGACTGAGACTTGGCAGGGATTCACGAAGTCTTTGCAGAATGCTTTGAACCAGTCCAAAGGATAA
- a CDS encoding PTS system mannose/fructose/sorbose family transporter subunit IID, with protein MDATQNTKQLDRKTLSHSFHLWFWGALTCFSQEHMQTFGYMSSMLPIIRKLYPNHDDQVKAIHAYTAFFNTNPMLGSVIIGTTASMEEARANGKDIDGETINDMRAGLMGPIAGIGDSLIDGTLIPILLGISLGMSTGGSPVGAIFYIIAWVLIAYFGQRFLYFRGYKFGDQAVGFLVGKQGAAVRRAIGVVGGVLATWVNVTTSFTLRGVDGKVFLNLQSKLDSIYPGLLTVVVTLFCWWLMSKKRVSAIWTMVILVVVSFIGVLLGVFNPGLSY; from the coding sequence ATGGATGCAACTCAGAATACAAAGCAGCTCGATCGTAAGACTTTAAGCCATTCTTTCCATCTTTGGTTTTGGGGGGCGCTGACCTGCTTTTCACAGGAACATATGCAGACCTTTGGCTATATGTCTTCGATGCTGCCGATTATCAGAAAGCTCTATCCCAATCATGACGATCAGGTGAAAGCGATTCATGCCTACACGGCTTTCTTCAATACCAATCCAATGCTGGGATCAGTAATTATCGGAACGACTGCCAGCATGGAGGAAGCGCGTGCTAATGGCAAAGATATTGATGGTGAAACGATTAACGATATGCGAGCCGGCCTTATGGGCCCGATTGCCGGTATTGGTGATTCACTGATTGATGGTACTTTAATTCCTATTCTCTTAGGGATTTCACTTGGAATGTCGACAGGCGGCTCACCGGTTGGCGCGATCTTTTATATCATTGCTTGGGTCTTGATTGCCTACTTCGGACAGCGTTTCCTTTATTTCCGTGGTTATAAATTCGGTGATCAGGCCGTTGGATTTTTGGTTGGCAAACAGGGCGCAGCTGTTCGTCGCGCCATTGGAGTTGTCGGCGGTGTGCTTGCTACCTGGGTTAATGTGACAACGTCATTTACACTACGTGGTGTGGATGGCAAGGTCTTCCTTAATCTGCAAAGCAAACTGGATAGTATTTATCCTGGATTATTGACTGTTGTGGTAACACTGTTCTGCTGGTGGTTAATGTCTAAGAAACGTGTTTCTGCGATTTGGACCATGGTGATTCTAGTTGTTGTCTCATTTATTGGTGTCCTGCTCGGTGTCTTCAATCCTGGGCTGTCCTACTAA
- a CDS encoding ArnT family glycosyltransferase, with the protein MKREKIKKIDYVLLAILCVAAFLYLFNLNRIGNANPFYTAAVGSMSRNWKAFFFSSFDPTNFISVDKPPVALWMMVLSAKIFSLSGWSTALPSVLCSLGSIFLLFKIVQTTFGNRAGHIAALLMTLTPIVVADARSNNMDAVMLFFLLLAARLLEKFILQHHLINLIAAFASVGLAFNVKMLEAFMILPAMFLYFWLATSDQHLKKRMAELLAALLTLLTFSFAYPVVVDHIPENQRPYVGSSQNDSMANLVFGYNGSQRLLGQTSGISASHKGMKNSFFAASDYPTPIKQQSPMRILQRLGHPGNIGQPGPFRLFSLALGTQISWYLPLALFGLLAAIIHGIRRFKAHQRKLTQKGTQIVFWGSYLISIAAFFSVAGFFHPYYTNILAPAIAALAAIFITSVKKDQLLFGIRNKGAARAGAAGVFLGTILLQSYFSWYYAELFVTIFFVLVLIMSLYWIKFPVRYKKTFQIALIAACLIPGLWSTVPLFGASASFPAASPRLLLHHPVGQLISTYLDPKRYVAASSLRSQRRNEAHKDLLSFLKSRYSQNRRSQYLFATINAPTAAPFMIQSHKAVMAIGGYNGTDPAISLDRFKRLVFEHKIKYFYFGSSGLRSLNPRSQNAKIADWVIDRGRVIKSVSDDHRDPQHKNQLYQINQTRDQKAL; encoded by the coding sequence ATGAAACGTGAAAAAATTAAAAAAATTGATTATGTCCTATTAGCCATTTTATGTGTGGCAGCTTTTCTCTATTTATTTAATTTAAATCGAATCGGTAACGCTAATCCTTTTTATACAGCAGCAGTTGGTTCAATGTCGCGAAATTGGAAAGCCTTTTTCTTCTCTTCCTTTGACCCGACTAATTTTATCAGTGTCGATAAACCCCCGGTAGCACTATGGATGATGGTATTGTCAGCCAAAATTTTTTCCTTATCGGGCTGGTCCACAGCTTTGCCCAGCGTTCTATGCAGCCTCGGCAGCATATTTTTATTGTTCAAGATCGTCCAAACAACTTTTGGCAATCGTGCCGGCCACATCGCAGCACTATTGATGACTTTGACACCAATTGTGGTTGCCGATGCGCGAAGCAACAATATGGATGCTGTTATGCTTTTCTTCCTTTTGTTGGCAGCGCGGCTACTTGAGAAATTTATTTTGCAGCATCATCTGATTAATCTCATAGCCGCATTTGCTTCAGTCGGCTTAGCGTTCAACGTCAAAATGCTTGAAGCTTTTATGATCCTGCCGGCAATGTTTTTGTACTTTTGGCTGGCAACGAGCGACCAGCATTTAAAGAAGAGGATGGCTGAATTATTGGCGGCTCTGCTTACCCTGCTAACTTTTTCCTTTGCCTATCCTGTCGTCGTGGACCATATTCCAGAGAACCAACGCCCCTATGTTGGTTCTTCACAAAATGATTCCATGGCAAATCTCGTATTCGGATACAATGGCAGCCAAAGGTTATTAGGCCAGACGAGTGGTATCTCGGCTAGTCACAAAGGTATGAAAAATAGTTTTTTTGCTGCCAGTGATTATCCAACACCTATAAAACAACAATCGCCAATGAGAATCTTACAAAGGCTCGGGCATCCGGGAAACATTGGCCAACCCGGGCCGTTTAGATTATTTAGCCTTGCCTTGGGTACACAGATCAGCTGGTATCTGCCTTTAGCCCTTTTCGGCCTATTGGCTGCTATCATCCACGGTATTCGGCGCTTTAAAGCTCATCAACGGAAACTGACTCAAAAAGGTACTCAGATTGTCTTCTGGGGTAGTTATTTGATTTCGATCGCAGCATTTTTCAGCGTAGCTGGATTTTTTCACCCCTACTATACCAACATTCTCGCTCCGGCGATTGCTGCCTTAGCAGCAATCTTTATAACATCTGTTAAAAAAGATCAATTGCTCTTCGGCATCCGGAACAAAGGAGCTGCGCGTGCTGGTGCGGCTGGCGTTTTTCTCGGCACCATACTGCTGCAAAGCTATTTTTCATGGTACTACGCCGAACTCTTTGTGACAATTTTCTTCGTCCTCGTGCTCATAATGAGTCTGTATTGGATTAAATTCCCTGTTAGATATAAGAAAACGTTTCAAATTGCCTTAATTGCTGCCTGCCTCATTCCCGGTTTATGGTCGACAGTGCCCCTATTTGGTGCTTCAGCATCCTTCCCAGCCGCAAGTCCTCGCCTACTGCTGCATCATCCGGTTGGCCAGCTCATCAGCACCTATCTTGACCCAAAAAGATATGTCGCTGCTTCATCATTACGGTCGCAAAGAAGAAATGAGGCACACAAAGATCTTTTGTCATTTTTGAAAAGCAGGTATTCACAAAATAGGCGGTCTCAATATTTGTTTGCCACGATTAATGCTCCTACGGCAGCACCATTCATGATTCAGAGCCACAAGGCTGTCATGGCAATTGGCGGTTACAACGGCACAGACCCAGCCATTTCACTGGATCGATTTAAAAGACTCGTTTTCGAACACAAAATCAAATATTTTTATTTTGGCAGTAGTGGTTTGCGTTCTTTGAATCCAAGGAGCCAAAACGCAAAAATTGCCGATTGGGTCATTGATCGAGGCCGAGTAATTAAATCTGTTTCGGATGATCACCGAGACCCGCAGCATAAAAATCAACTTTATCAAATCAATCAGACGCGTGATCAAAAGGCACTTTAA
- a CDS encoding sensor histidine kinase, which yields MTKIRQSFRSFLEKIRPLKNSSAAIMTSSYMFLLVMITLGMGISLPAVLGYQLVQNQSQEAGQYLQSLQKTNIDSARDWQIWMRNNVFDNETIFIKAQSHTNKTFYSEHAARVANKKHHALFFSKHYLLDMKSWYDFDSYHFYFTQSATQYGNHFTVWINLYKVVDIIRITLSTVLIVIALLLIFGIWRVWQLSQSLTRSLSEVSTAIKHNSQDLTEDGKEPNYRLPEPATPIEVHELASSFNQLLDALSEKEKLEKQFVSDASHELKTPIAAINGHLKLIARRGKQHPEIIADSLKYISSETQRMQHLVENLLNLSHAQGNPLEITLVDIGALLADISDNVAFGQTIKTDFPTDIYAKADLEQLREILLALMENASKYSPKKSTITISAWQKDGQTHISVADQGQGISPQEREKIFERFYRVDASHSSQVPGSGLGLAIVKKLADRQNIQIRISDNHPQGTIFELILQG from the coding sequence GTGACGAAAATCAGACAATCTTTCAGGAGCTTTCTTGAAAAAATCAGGCCATTAAAAAACAGTAGTGCGGCCATCATGACCTCTTCTTATATGTTTTTACTGGTCATGATTACGCTGGGGATGGGTATCTCGCTGCCAGCTGTACTGGGCTACCAATTGGTACAGAACCAGTCTCAAGAAGCCGGCCAATACTTGCAAAGTTTGCAAAAGACTAACATCGATTCGGCCCGGGATTGGCAGATCTGGATGCGAAACAACGTCTTTGATAATGAAACCATTTTTATCAAGGCTCAATCACACACGAACAAGACTTTCTATTCCGAACATGCTGCCCGAGTTGCTAACAAGAAGCATCATGCTTTGTTTTTTTCCAAACACTATTTGTTGGATATGAAATCTTGGTATGATTTCGACTCATACCATTTCTACTTTACGCAAAGTGCGACTCAATATGGCAACCATTTTACGGTCTGGATTAATTTATATAAAGTCGTAGATATTATCAGGATTACTTTGAGTACGGTTCTGATCGTGATTGCCTTATTGCTGATATTTGGTATTTGGCGTGTTTGGCAGCTGTCTCAGTCCTTGACGCGCTCGTTGAGTGAAGTCAGCACAGCTATCAAGCACAATAGCCAGGACCTGACAGAGGACGGCAAGGAGCCAAATTACCGTTTGCCGGAACCAGCCACACCTATTGAAGTCCATGAATTAGCAAGCTCCTTTAATCAATTGCTAGACGCTTTGTCGGAGAAAGAAAAATTGGAAAAACAATTTGTCTCTGATGCCTCACATGAATTGAAAACACCAATTGCTGCTATCAATGGGCACTTGAAATTGATTGCACGCCGTGGGAAACAACACCCGGAAATTATTGCTGATTCTCTGAAATATATCTCATCAGAAACGCAGCGGATGCAGCATTTAGTCGAAAATCTATTGAATTTGTCGCATGCACAAGGAAATCCATTAGAGATCACACTCGTTGATATTGGGGCATTATTGGCTGATATTAGCGATAACGTTGCATTCGGGCAAACGATCAAGACGGATTTTCCAACAGACATTTATGCTAAGGCTGATTTGGAGCAATTGCGGGAAATTCTGCTTGCTTTGATGGAAAACGCTAGCAAATATAGTCCAAAGAAATCCACGATCACCATTTCTGCCTGGCAGAAAGACGGTCAGACACACATTTCTGTTGCCGACCAGGGGCAGGGAATTTCGCCTCAGGAACGGGAGAAAATATTTGAGCGGTTTTATCGAGTCGATGCCTCGCACAGCAGCCAGGTACCTGGTTCCGGCTTAGGATTGGCCATTGTTAAAAAACTGGCTGATCGGCAGAATATTCAGATTCGTATTTCGGATAATCACCCGCAAGGGACAATTTTTGAACTGATTTTGCAGGGATAG